The Candidatus Methylomirabilota bacterium genome has a window encoding:
- the recN gene encoding DNA repair protein RecN: protein MLRALRIKNFAVIETVTVGFQPGLNVLTGETGAGKSIVVDAILLICGGRAQSDVIRADADVATVEAVFDTAGDPGLGATLEAAGLRLDDEQLVVRRELSRSGRHRAFVNDSPVTVGLLERLGQELVQVHGQHEHQRLLEPAAQLDLLDRYAGAEPARAEVAGLFEAYRAALGEVQELSTAERDRAQRQDLLRFQLSELDGARLRAGEEDELRAERRRLQHAERLVKGLAETVALIVEDHDAATGRVVRAARLLRDLGRVDPALSSPADLLEAAVVQLEDAMLAVRALRQRAEAEPGRLEAIEDRLDALARLKRKYGDTEEALLAVRDGVAGELEGLERYEEVLAAAEGRLAEARARLVAAAGTLSQVRTSAGTRLGGLVQRELRALGMDRARFAIAVVRGREDQVTARGLDRVEFEFSANPGEDPRPLARIASGGELSRTMLALHAVIAGAERVPTMIFDEIDAGIGGQMAAVVADKLAVAARGRQVLCVTHLPQIAARAAHHLGVVKAVRAGRSRAAVHVLTGSDRVEEIARMLGGTAPSGTVRRHARELLGARPV from the coding sequence GTGCTGCGAGCCCTCCGCATCAAGAACTTCGCCGTCATCGAAACGGTGACGGTGGGTTTCCAGCCCGGCCTCAACGTCCTCACCGGCGAGACGGGCGCCGGCAAGTCGATCGTGGTGGACGCCATTTTGTTGATCTGCGGCGGCCGCGCCCAGAGCGACGTGATCCGCGCCGACGCCGATGTTGCGACCGTCGAGGCGGTGTTCGACACGGCGGGCGACCCCGGGCTGGGGGCGACGCTGGAGGCCGCCGGCCTGCGGCTGGACGACGAGCAGCTCGTCGTCCGGCGCGAGCTGAGCCGCAGCGGTCGGCACCGGGCCTTCGTCAACGATTCGCCGGTCACCGTGGGGCTGCTGGAGCGGCTCGGCCAAGAGCTGGTGCAGGTTCATGGGCAGCACGAGCACCAGCGACTGCTGGAACCGGCGGCCCAGCTGGACCTGCTCGATCGCTACGCCGGCGCCGAGCCGGCCAGGGCCGAGGTGGCCGGGCTCTTCGAAGCGTACCGCGCGGCCCTGGGCGAGGTTCAGGAGCTCAGCACCGCCGAGCGGGATCGGGCCCAGCGGCAGGATCTCTTGCGTTTCCAGCTCTCCGAGCTCGACGGCGCTCGCCTACGGGCGGGCGAGGAAGACGAGCTGCGGGCGGAGCGGCGTCGCCTCCAGCACGCCGAGCGATTGGTCAAGGGTCTTGCCGAGACGGTTGCCCTGATCGTCGAGGATCACGACGCGGCCACCGGGCGAGTGGTGCGGGCCGCCCGCCTGCTCCGAGACCTCGGCCGCGTCGATCCGGCGCTGAGCTCGCCGGCGGACCTGCTCGAGGCGGCCGTGGTGCAGCTGGAGGACGCCATGCTGGCCGTGCGGGCCCTGCGCCAGCGCGCGGAGGCCGAGCCGGGCCGCCTCGAGGCCATCGAGGATCGCCTCGACGCCCTGGCTCGGCTCAAGCGCAAGTACGGCGATACGGAAGAAGCGCTCCTGGCCGTTCGCGACGGGGTGGCCGGCGAGCTGGAGGGGCTGGAGCGGTACGAAGAGGTGCTGGCCGCGGCGGAGGGGCGGCTGGCCGAGGCGCGGGCGAGGCTCGTCGCCGCGGCCGGCACACTGTCGCAGGTCCGGACGTCCGCGGGTACCCGCCTGGGCGGCCTGGTTCAGCGCGAGCTGCGCGCCCTGGGCATGGACCGGGCGCGCTTCGCGATCGCGGTAGTGCGCGGCCGTGAGGATCAGGTGACGGCCCGGGGGCTGGACCGGGTCGAGTTCGAGTTCTCGGCGAACCCCGGCGAGGATCCCCGGCCGCTGGCCCGCATCGCCTCGGGCGGCGAGCTCTCGCGGACGATGCTCGCCCTGCACGCCGTGATCGCCGGGGCCGAGCGGGTCCCCACCATGATCTTCGACGAGATCGACGCGGGGATCGGCGGCCAGATGGCGGCGGTGGTCGCTGACAAGCTGGCTGTGGCGGCGAGGGGCCGACAGGTGCTGTGCGTGACTCACTTGCCCCAGATCGCCGCCCGGGCCGCCCACCACCTGGGGGTCGTCAAGGCCGTCCGGGCCGGCCGCAGCCGGGCCGCCGTCCACGTGCTGACCGGGTCCGACCGCGTCGAGGAGATCGCCCGCATGCTCGGGGGCACGGCCCCGTCGGGGACGGTGCGGCGCCACGCTCGCGAGTTGCTCGGGGCCCGGCCTGTATAA
- a CDS encoding pitrilysin family protein: protein MAALAIPASASAPPAPVARYVSPNGMRLLVREDPTVGVVAASLQVRAGSRFEGPETAGVTNLLHRAMLRGAAGRTAEQIVEAAELIGGSIDAGGEVEYAEVRGTALARHWKRLLELIADVALTPTLDPNEIAKERRLVLSQLRTRADTPFPFTYDALLADLYGGHPYARPALGRSEVVARIGAGELRAHHRAIYRPDTLVLAVSGQVQRDEVRQLVERLFASLAPGAPAATSAPPPPMAQGARRLVERPAEQAQIMVGFLAPGLGDQDYAASKVLAALLGGGMSGRLFVELREAQGLAYSVGVLGPARTGAAPLVAYLGTARENIAAAEAAVLRELDRVRAGGFTAAEVERAKAYVLGAQAIDRRTNVRHAWYLAFFEVVGSGWDFPERYARAVESVTPDDVRAVCRRVLSRPTVVVLQPR from the coding sequence ATGGCGGCGCTGGCCATACCGGCCAGCGCGTCCGCCCCGCCCGCGCCGGTGGCACGCTACGTCTCGCCGAACGGCATGCGCCTCCTGGTCCGCGAGGACCCTACCGTCGGCGTGGTCGCCGCCTCGCTCCAGGTGCGGGCCGGATCTCGCTTCGAAGGGCCGGAGACGGCCGGCGTCACGAACCTGCTGCATCGCGCCATGCTGAGGGGGGCGGCCGGCCGGACGGCCGAGCAGATCGTGGAGGCGGCGGAGCTCATCGGCGGTTCGATCGATGCCGGCGGTGAGGTGGAGTATGCGGAGGTGAGGGGAACGGCGTTGGCCCGCCACTGGAAGAGGCTCCTGGAGCTGATCGCCGACGTGGCCCTCACACCGACCCTGGATCCGAACGAGATCGCCAAGGAGCGCCGGCTCGTCCTGAGCCAGCTCCGAACGCGGGCCGACACGCCGTTCCCCTTCACCTACGATGCGCTGCTGGCCGATCTCTATGGCGGGCATCCCTACGCGCGCCCGGCTCTCGGCCGAAGCGAGGTCGTGGCGAGGATCGGCGCGGGCGAGCTGAGAGCGCACCATCGTGCGATCTATCGCCCGGACACGCTCGTGCTGGCCGTGAGTGGCCAGGTCCAGCGCGACGAGGTCCGTCAACTGGTCGAGCGTCTGTTCGCCAGCCTCGCCCCGGGTGCCCCGGCCGCGACGTCCGCGCCTCCGCCGCCGATGGCCCAGGGGGCGCGTCGGCTCGTCGAGCGGCCGGCGGAGCAGGCGCAGATCATGGTCGGCTTTCTGGCCCCCGGGCTGGGCGACCAGGATTATGCAGCGAGCAAGGTGCTCGCGGCGCTGCTGGGCGGCGGCATGTCCGGGCGCCTGTTCGTGGAGCTCCGGGAGGCGCAGGGCCTGGCCTACTCGGTGGGCGTGCTCGGACCGGCCCGGACCGGCGCGGCGCCTCTGGTGGCGTACCTGGGCACCGCGCGCGAGAATATCGCGGCCGCGGAGGCAGCTGTTCTGCGCGAGCTCGACCGTGTGCGGGCCGGCGGGTTCACCGCGGCCGAGGTCGAGCGCGCCAAGGCCTACGTGCTGGGAGCGCAGGCCATCGATCGCCGCACGAACGTCCGCCACGCCTGGTATCTGGCGTTCTTCGAGGTCGTCGGCTCCGGGTGGGACTTTCCCGAGCGCTACGCACGGGCGGTGGAGTCGGTCACCCCGGACGATGTCCGCGCCGTGTGCCGGCGCGTGCTGAGCCGGCCGACGGTCGTCGTGCTCCAGCCTCGCTGA
- a CDS encoding NAD(+)/NADH kinase, with the protein MKKVGVVVKPDARAAHEVVRRLVQWSSGRGLAALLDKETADLVPDLAVAQTSRAELPAQVDVIVVLGGDGTLLSVARAVGDLGIPILGVNLGGLGFLTATTLDEMIPALEAFLAGRMTVEDRMMLSARLHREGGSAGSFLALNDVVIVKGAMSRIIDLSVSVDGQSAIDYRADGLIIATPTGSTAYSLSAGGPILFPTMDAVVLTPICSHTLTNRPIVLPGRQRIEVAVLTSQEVVLTVDGQVGTPLRERDRVEVAQAASRIRLVRFPHKHFFSVLRTKLKWGER; encoded by the coding sequence ATGAAAAAGGTCGGAGTCGTCGTCAAGCCGGATGCCCGCGCCGCGCACGAGGTCGTTCGGCGTCTGGTCCAGTGGTCGAGCGGGCGCGGCCTCGCTGCCCTCCTCGACAAGGAGACTGCCGACCTCGTTCCCGACCTCGCGGTCGCCCAGACCAGCCGAGCCGAGCTTCCGGCGCAGGTCGACGTCATCGTGGTCCTCGGGGGCGATGGCACCCTCCTGTCGGTGGCCCGGGCCGTCGGCGACCTCGGCATCCCGATTCTGGGCGTCAACCTCGGTGGGCTCGGGTTCCTCACGGCCACGACGCTGGACGAGATGATCCCGGCTCTGGAAGCTTTCCTTGCCGGCCGTATGACGGTCGAGGACCGCATGATGCTGTCCGCCCGGCTGCACCGGGAGGGCGGCTCGGCCGGCAGCTTCCTTGCCCTCAACGACGTCGTCATCGTGAAGGGGGCCATGAGCCGGATCATCGACCTGAGCGTGTCCGTCGATGGCCAGTCGGCCATCGACTACCGGGCTGACGGCCTCATCATCGCCACGCCCACGGGGTCGACCGCCTACTCGCTATCGGCAGGCGGGCCGATCCTGTTTCCCACCATGGACGCCGTCGTCCTCACCCCGATCTGCTCGCACACGCTGACGAACCGCCCCATCGTCCTGCCGGGACGCCAGCGGATCGAGGTGGCCGTGCTCACGAGCCAGGAGGTGGTGCTCACCGTCGACGGGCAGGTGGGGACGCCGCTCCGCGAGCGCGATCGCGTCGAAGTGGCCCAGGCGGCGTCGCGGATCCGGCTGGTGCGCTTCCCGCACAAGCATTTCTTCTCGGTCTTGCGCACCAAGCTGAAGTGGGGCGAGCGCTGA
- a CDS encoding pitrilysin family protein — translation MSRLARFALALLVITGVVACARAPAPTPQAAAVPSRHVLPNGVRVVIEEHRRSDVVALQLWVQAGARDEIPSELGLAHYLEHLLFKGTPIRPPGFIDREVEGVGGRMNAATSFDYTYYSMLLPASRVVSGIETLADISVNASLDPDLLEREKHIVLEELRLSQDNPRRFLGRQLYRVAFDGHAYGRPIIGTTELIRGLTRDQLLRFYRRHYVPEAFTLVVVGAVDPKQVLVAATRTFGSLTRTGGGRLPPRSTGERRPRHLELNRPGSHAYLGLSWPAPKIDHADTPAVDLLVGILGQGRSSRLTRSLRERLGLVNTIGMAYSALEGAGIVSLTAQLEPEHLARAEAQIWDEIQRVHETGVTPAELERALTAEEARREFQKETAEGRAAALGHAITIWKLEEEEAYLHRLRAVTREHVRTAARHYLDSARFARVVFRPQERP, via the coding sequence ATGTCTCGGCTCGCGCGCTTCGCGCTCGCGCTGCTCGTGATCACCGGCGTGGTGGCGTGCGCGAGGGCTCCGGCGCCCACACCGCAGGCCGCAGCCGTACCCAGCCGTCATGTGCTTCCCAACGGCGTCCGCGTCGTGATCGAGGAACACCGGAGAAGCGACGTGGTGGCCCTGCAGCTATGGGTACAGGCGGGGGCTCGTGACGAGATACCCTCCGAGCTCGGGTTGGCGCATTACCTCGAGCATTTGCTGTTCAAGGGCACGCCTATCCGACCCCCTGGCTTCATCGACCGTGAGGTGGAGGGTGTCGGCGGCCGGATGAACGCGGCGACGTCATTCGATTACACCTATTACAGCATGCTCTTGCCGGCCAGCCGGGTCGTGTCCGGGATCGAGACTCTCGCCGACATCAGCGTCAACGCCAGCCTCGACCCGGACCTCCTCGAGCGCGAGAAGCATATCGTGCTCGAGGAATTGCGCCTTTCCCAGGACAATCCGAGGCGGTTTCTCGGGCGGCAGCTCTACCGGGTCGCCTTCGACGGGCATGCCTACGGGCGGCCGATCATCGGCACCACAGAGCTCATCCGGGGACTCACGCGCGATCAGCTCCTGCGCTTCTATCGGCGGCATTACGTCCCCGAGGCGTTCACGCTGGTGGTTGTCGGGGCCGTCGATCCGAAGCAGGTACTGGTTGCCGCCACCCGGACATTCGGATCGCTGACCCGGACCGGGGGCGGCCGCCTGCCGCCGCGGTCGACCGGGGAGCGCCGGCCGCGACACCTCGAGCTGAACCGTCCGGGCTCTCACGCCTACCTCGGTCTGTCCTGGCCGGCACCGAAGATCGATCACGCCGACACGCCCGCCGTGGACCTCCTGGTGGGCATCCTGGGCCAGGGCCGCAGCTCCCGGCTGACTCGCTCGCTGCGTGAGCGACTGGGGCTCGTCAACACGATCGGCATGGCGTACTCGGCGCTGGAGGGCGCCGGCATCGTCAGCCTCACCGCTCAGCTCGAGCCGGAGCATCTGGCCCGGGCGGAGGCTCAGATCTGGGACGAGATCCAACGGGTGCATGAGACGGGGGTCACCCCGGCGGAGCTCGAGCGCGCCCTGACCGCCGAGGAGGCCCGGCGCGAGTTCCAGAAGGAGACGGCGGAGGGCAGGGCCGCCGCGCTGGGGCACGCCATTACGATATGGAAGCTCGAGGAAGAGGAGGCCTATCTTCATCGGCTGCGGGCGGTGACTCGCGAGCACGTCCGCACCGCTGCCCGCCACTACCTGGACTCCGCTCGGTTCGCCCGCGTGGTGTTCCGGCCGCAGGAGCGACCCTGA
- the secA gene encoding preprotein translocase subunit SecA, translated as MLNAVLRSIFGTKHDRDIKRMMPIVQAITAREPDLQALDDGALRAKTDELRRRLPSASLDELLPEAFAVCREAARRTLGMRHFDVQHIGGMVLHSGKIAEMATGEGKTLVATLPAYLNALTGRGVHIVTVNDYLAKRDAQWMGPVYHALGLTIGVIQHEASFRYDPAYVTPDIRLTALRPCSRHEAYLADVTYGTNNEFGFDYLRDNMRFTQEELVQRELHYAIVDEVDSILIDEARTPLIISGPSDESTELYYKLDRIIPKLKRAATIVEGKLSEIEEQKSGDYIVDEKSKAVALTEQGIASCERLLGIDNLYDPKNIDVLHHIHQGLRAHALYRRDVDYVVKDGQVIIVDEFTGRLMPGRRWSDGLHQAVEAKEGVRIERENQTLATITFQNYFRMYDKLAGMTGTAETEAEEFAKIYKLDVVVVPTNRRLIRHNHPDVVYKTEREKFNAVVEDIVRCHENGQPALVGTVSIEKSEQLSKLLKKRGVKHEVLNAKYHEREAEIVAQAGRLGAVTIATNMAGRGTDILLGGNPDFLSKETLRRKGLDPATASPEVREAALAEARRITEPEHEKVVTLGGLHIVGTERHESRRIDNQLRGRSGRQGDPGSSRFYLSLEDDLLRIFGSQRIQRIMDRLGMEEGEPIEHKLVTRAIATAQKRVENHNFEIRKHLLEYDDVMNKQREIVYGMRRQILDGESQAETIAEWIDDLVGTTLDAYAPGKSHPEDWDLAGLNEALYRQFDVRVAAPRFAEVVSRDGLQELVSNAVRERYSEREQELSRDLLRALERHEMLIVMDQQWKDHLLSIDHLKEGIGLRGYGQRDPLTEYKREAFELFQDMASRVKATVVERLFKVQIVRDTPVELPTMTAWADVQESRGALPDEMSRNAAPTAPRSAPRTASGEKVGRNDPCPCGSGKKYKKCCYLKQST; from the coding sequence ATGCTGAACGCCGTCCTCCGCTCCATCTTCGGAACCAAGCACGATCGGGACATCAAACGGATGATGCCGATCGTGCAGGCCATCACCGCACGGGAGCCCGACCTGCAGGCGCTCGATGACGGCGCGCTCCGGGCCAAGACCGACGAGCTGCGGCGGCGCCTCCCGTCGGCGAGCCTCGACGAGCTGCTGCCCGAGGCGTTTGCGGTGTGCCGGGAGGCGGCCCGTCGCACGCTCGGGATGCGACACTTCGACGTCCAGCACATCGGCGGCATGGTGCTGCACAGCGGCAAGATCGCCGAGATGGCCACCGGCGAGGGCAAGACGCTGGTGGCCACGCTCCCCGCGTACCTCAACGCGCTCACCGGGCGGGGCGTGCACATCGTGACCGTCAACGATTACCTGGCCAAGCGCGACGCCCAGTGGATGGGCCCGGTCTACCACGCTCTCGGCCTCACCATCGGCGTGATCCAGCACGAGGCGTCCTTCCGCTACGACCCCGCCTACGTGACGCCGGACATCCGCCTGACCGCGTTGCGCCCCTGCAGCCGCCACGAGGCCTATCTGGCCGACGTGACCTACGGCACCAACAACGAGTTCGGCTTCGACTACCTCCGCGACAATATGCGCTTCACGCAGGAGGAACTGGTGCAGCGGGAGCTGCACTACGCCATCGTGGACGAAGTCGACTCCATCCTCATCGACGAGGCCCGGACGCCCCTGATCATCTCGGGGCCGTCCGACGAGTCCACCGAGCTCTACTACAAGCTGGACCGCATCATTCCCAAGCTGAAGCGGGCCGCCACCATCGTGGAGGGCAAGCTCTCCGAGATCGAAGAGCAGAAGAGCGGCGACTACATCGTCGACGAGAAGTCCAAGGCGGTGGCGCTGACCGAGCAGGGGATCGCCTCCTGCGAGCGCCTGCTCGGCATCGATAACCTCTACGATCCCAAGAACATCGACGTCCTCCACCACATCCATCAGGGGCTGCGGGCCCACGCCCTCTACCGACGCGACGTCGACTACGTGGTCAAAGACGGCCAGGTCATCATCGTGGACGAGTTCACTGGCCGGCTCATGCCCGGCCGCCGGTGGTCGGACGGCCTGCACCAGGCCGTGGAGGCCAAGGAAGGGGTGCGCATCGAGCGCGAGAACCAGACGCTGGCCACCATCACCTTCCAGAACTACTTCCGCATGTACGACAAGCTAGCCGGCATGACGGGCACCGCCGAGACGGAGGCCGAGGAGTTCGCCAAGATCTACAAGCTCGACGTGGTGGTCGTCCCCACCAATCGCCGCCTCATCCGGCACAACCACCCCGACGTGGTCTACAAGACGGAGCGGGAGAAATTCAACGCGGTGGTGGAGGATATCGTGCGCTGCCACGAGAATGGGCAGCCCGCGCTGGTGGGCACGGTGTCGATCGAGAAGTCCGAGCAGTTGTCGAAGCTCCTGAAGAAACGGGGCGTCAAGCACGAGGTGCTCAACGCCAAGTACCACGAGCGCGAGGCGGAGATCGTCGCCCAGGCCGGCCGCCTGGGCGCGGTGACCATCGCCACGAACATGGCCGGGCGCGGCACCGACATCCTCCTCGGCGGCAATCCCGACTTCCTGAGCAAGGAGACCTTGCGGCGCAAAGGGCTCGACCCGGCCACGGCGTCCCCCGAGGTCCGCGAGGCGGCCCTGGCCGAGGCCCGGCGTATCACCGAGCCGGAGCACGAGAAAGTAGTGACGCTGGGCGGATTACACATCGTGGGCACCGAGCGGCACGAGTCGCGCCGCATCGACAACCAGCTCCGGGGCCGCTCGGGCCGGCAAGGGGATCCGGGCTCCTCACGGTTCTACCTCTCGCTGGAAGACGACCTGCTGCGGATCTTCGGCTCCCAGCGCATCCAGCGCATCATGGATCGCCTGGGAATGGAGGAAGGCGAGCCCATCGAGCACAAGCTCGTCACCCGGGCCATCGCCACCGCCCAGAAGCGGGTCGAGAACCACAACTTCGAGATCCGCAAGCACCTGCTCGAGTACGACGACGTGATGAACAAGCAACGTGAGATCGTCTACGGCATGCGGCGCCAGATCCTGGACGGCGAGAGCCAGGCTGAGACGATCGCCGAGTGGATCGACGACCTGGTCGGCACGACGCTGGACGCCTACGCTCCCGGCAAGAGCCATCCCGAGGACTGGGACCTGGCCGGCCTCAACGAGGCGCTCTATCGCCAGTTCGACGTGCGCGTCGCGGCTCCGCGCTTCGCCGAGGTCGTGTCCCGGGACGGGCTCCAGGAGCTCGTGAGCAATGCGGTGCGAGAGCGCTACAGCGAGCGGGAGCAGGAGCTCTCCCGCGACTTGCTGCGAGCCCTCGAGCGCCACGAGATGCTGATCGTGATGGACCAGCAGTGGAAAGACCACTTGCTGTCCATCGACCATCTCAAGGAAGGGATCGGTCTGCGCGGGTACGGGCAGCGCGACCCCCTGACCGAGTACAAGCGCGAGGCGTTCGAGCTCTTCCAGGACATGGCGTCCCGGGTCAAGGCCACCGTCGTGGAGCGGCTGTTCAAGGTCCAGATCGTGCGCGACACCCCCGTGGAGCTGCCGACGATGACGGCGTGGGCCGATGTGCAAGAGTCTCGCGGCGCCCTGCCCGACGAGATGTCGCGCAACGCGGCCCCCACGGCGCCACGCTCGGCCCCCCGGACCGCCAGCGGCGAAAAGGTCGGACGCAACGACCCCTGCCCCTGCGGGTCGGGCAAGAAGTACAAGAAGTGCTGCTACCTGAAGCAGAGCACCTGA
- a CDS encoding TlyA family RNA methyltransferase, with the protein MAARMRIDRLLVERGLAETREKALRLVLAGDVFVDGERVDKGGALVAADAEVELQDRSRFVSRGGEKLAHALDYFNVTVTDRICIDVGASTGGFTDCLLQRGAARVYAVDVGIGQLDARLRRDPRVVLMEKTNARALDPRIFPEQPSLGVIDVAFISLEKVLPAVFGVLATRADIIMLIKPQFEVGRQQVGKGGVVRDPVLHRAVVARLARYSVLRGWHVLGVSASPLRGPKGNREFFLHISSQGRTAANIETLINRTVEALA; encoded by the coding sequence ATGGCGGCGCGAATGCGGATCGATCGGCTGCTCGTGGAGCGGGGGCTCGCCGAGACTCGGGAGAAGGCCCTCAGGCTGGTCCTGGCCGGGGATGTGTTCGTCGACGGCGAGCGCGTGGACAAGGGCGGCGCCCTCGTGGCCGCCGACGCCGAGGTCGAGCTCCAGGACCGCTCACGGTTCGTCAGCCGCGGCGGCGAGAAGCTGGCCCACGCGCTGGACTACTTCAACGTGACCGTTACCGATCGGATCTGCATCGACGTGGGCGCCTCCACGGGGGGCTTCACGGACTGTCTGCTCCAGCGGGGGGCGGCACGGGTCTACGCCGTGGACGTCGGCATCGGGCAGCTGGACGCCCGGCTGCGGCGCGATCCGCGGGTCGTCCTCATGGAAAAAACGAACGCCCGGGCTCTGGACCCGCGGATCTTCCCCGAGCAGCCGTCGCTGGGAGTCATCGACGTGGCCTTCATCTCGCTGGAAAAGGTCCTGCCCGCCGTCTTCGGCGTGCTGGCCACCCGGGCCGACATCATCATGCTCATCAAGCCGCAGTTCGAGGTCGGCCGCCAGCAGGTGGGCAAGGGAGGGGTGGTGAGGGACCCCGTCTTGCACCGGGCGGTGGTGGCCCGACTGGCCCGGTATTCGGTGCTGAGGGGGTGGCACGTGCTGGGCGTGTCGGCGTCGCCCCTGCGCGGCCCCAAGGGCAATCGCGAGTTCTTCCTGCACATCTCCTCCCAGGGCCGGACGGCCGCCAACATCGAGACGCTGATCAATCGCACCGTCGAGGCGCTTGCGTGA
- a CDS encoding rhomboid family intramembrane serine protease, with translation MLPLRDDIPSRTVPLVTMGFIGANVVAFLYQVSLQLGSDPEALRAAREFVFEFGVIPCRLTGACEAPAAFPHPVVTMFTSMFLHGGLFHIGGNMLYLWIFGNNVEDVLGHGRFFSFYLLCGLAAAAAQTFVVPDSAVPMIGASGAVSGVLGAYLLAFPHARVLTLITFGFFIRFIYIPAVVVLGFWVVVQFLNGFLTWSAAAGRGSGGGVAWFAHLGGFGAGLVLLFVLRRRRRARL, from the coding sequence ATGCTGCCCCTGCGGGACGACATCCCCAGCCGCACCGTTCCGCTCGTCACGATGGGCTTCATCGGGGCGAACGTCGTCGCCTTCCTCTATCAGGTCTCCCTGCAGCTCGGCTCCGATCCTGAAGCCCTGCGGGCGGCCCGGGAGTTCGTCTTCGAGTTCGGGGTGATCCCGTGCCGGCTGACCGGTGCCTGCGAGGCCCCCGCGGCGTTCCCGCATCCGGTGGTGACGATGTTCACCTCCATGTTCTTGCACGGCGGCCTGTTCCACATCGGCGGCAACATGCTCTACCTGTGGATCTTCGGCAACAACGTCGAGGACGTCCTGGGGCACGGGCGCTTCTTCTCCTTCTACTTGCTCTGTGGGCTGGCGGCGGCAGCCGCGCAAACTTTCGTGGTCCCCGACTCGGCCGTGCCCATGATCGGGGCCAGCGGCGCGGTCTCCGGAGTCCTCGGGGCCTATCTGCTGGCCTTCCCCCACGCGCGCGTGCTGACCCTCATCACGTTCGGATTTTTCATCCGCTTCATTTACATTCCCGCGGTGGTGGTTCTGGGATTCTGGGTCGTGGTGCAATTCCTCAACGGATTCCTCACGTGGAGCGCGGCGGCGGGCCGCGGCTCGGGTGGCGGCGTGGCCTGGTTCGCCCACCTCGGGGGCTTCGGTGCCGGGCTCGTCCTCCTGTTTGTTCTGCGGCGGCGGCGGCGGGCTCGCCTATAA